From a region of the Rhipicephalus microplus isolate Deutch F79 chromosome X, USDA_Rmic, whole genome shotgun sequence genome:
- the LOC119176529 gene encoding uncharacterized protein LOC119176529 isoform X1 produces MAEQSGYSAGKNQDSKSDLNKSTSGADHAPDPKNIQDLTQYVQTLLQQMQDKFQVMSDQILTRIDDMGHRIDDLERNITDLMVQAGVEEADK; encoded by the exons ATGGCAGAACAGTCCGGTTACTCGGCTGGCAAAAACCAAGATTCGAAGTCTGATCTCAACAAATCTACCTCGGGAGCAGACCATGCGCCGGATCCAAAGAACATTCAAGACTTGACGCAATAC GTGCAGACCCTGCTTCAGCAGATGCAAGACAAATTTCAAGTGATGTCTGATCAGATACTTACAAGGA TCGATGACATGGGCCATCGCATAGATGATTTGGAAAGGAACATTACTGACCTCATGGTACAAGCAGGAGTTGAAGAAGCTGACAAATGA
- the LOC119167531 gene encoding uncharacterized protein LOC119167531, translating to MQEPSRKERQPVKRCAVPGLSPDKPHAEAKKNRPDMPSPYRYPSEKIDEQEDNCVAGSSTAHQEDEMLTEPCSEPSSLPLILPAPESSFCLPKTYQMPKHGKTVQCQTSPSKATRPRGMQTRLSLSRMTNLPRKVQNLTRKCQRLQKKQHHLQEELSTLRQEAKKASLSMKRTNVEILQQKVEESNEKALFLQDQLAFLGKKKGLWREETVRKRYQHFRCRLDFPVLVSDA from the exons ATGCAGGAACCATCCCGAAAAGAGCGACAGCCTGTGAAAAGGTGTGCTGTGCCAGGGCTGTCACCAGACAAGCCTCATGCAGAAGCAAAGAAAAATAG GCCAGACATGCCCTCTCCTTATAGGTACCCGTCTGAGAAGATTGATGAGCAGGAAGACAATTGTGTGGCTGGCAGCAGTACCGCACATCAGGAGGATGAAATGCTGACAGAACCCTGCAGTGAACCCTCCTCTCTGCCTTTAATTTTGCCTGCACCTGAATCTTCTTTCTGCTTGCCTAAAACATATCAGATGCCCAAACATGGCAAAACTGTCCAGTGCCAGACAAGTCCATCAAAGGCAACCAGACCACGTGGAATGCAGACTAGGCTTTCACTGTCCCGAATGACCAATCTCCCGAGGAAAGTGCAAAACCTTACCCGGAAGTGTCAAAGGCTTCAGAAAAAGCAGCATCACCTACAGGAAGAGCTCTCCACTCTGAGGCAGGAGGCAAAAAAGGCGTCCTTGTCGATGAAGAGAACAAACGTCGAAATCCTCCAG CAAAAGGTGGAGGAGAGCAACGAAAAAGCTCTGTTCCTTCAAGACCAGCTTGCTTTTCTgggcaaaaagaaagggctatggCGTGAGGAGACAGTGCGCAAGAG GTATCAACATTTTCGTTGCAGATTAGATTTTCCTGTACTGGTATCTGATGCTTAA